One genomic region from Torulaspora delbrueckii CBS 1146 chromosome 4, complete genome encodes:
- the YHC3 gene encoding amino acid transporter YHC3 (similar to Saccharomyces cerevisiae YHC3 (YJL059W); ancestral locus Anc_1.322) — protein sequence MGYPRSHVYLFFWIFGLINNVLYVVILSAAADIVGPKLPKSLVLLADILPAFIVKLIAPFFMHRLSYSRRIVSLIVLSCVGMFLVSYGKLSVCLVGIVLASISSGFGEVTFLQLTHYYKEVALNGWSSGTGGAGLFGSGIYMLFTSILNIPVSISLLCFSVLPLGFLLYYKLDQSSQEMDPSSAAPFLGDTQEEIDALVLAPPSSTSAVVKEDLLVDMKGNFFETCSRLKELIVPYMLPLTTVYLFEYLINQAVAPTLLFPLDQKRMPFFFHRYRDIYVTYGTLYQLGVFVSRSTAHLIRMKKLYLLSSLQGLNFILVCLQSLLYIVSSPWPIMLLVFYEGFLGGAAYVNTFLNVLADEAPEKREFTLGTVSIADSFGVLIAALIGLKLEPTLCSHQVADGRPWCTME from the coding sequence ATGGGGTATCCTAGATCGCATGtgtatctcttcttttggaTCTTTGGTCTAATAAATAATGTGCTATATGTTGTGATTCTATCTGCTGCTGCGGATATAGTGGGACCGAAACTACCAAAATCACTGGTTCTGTTGGCTGATATTCTGCCAGCATTTATAGTCAAGTTAATCGCACCTTTCTTCATGCACCGATTAAGTTACTCGCGCAGAATTGTGTCACTAATAGTCCTGAGCTGCGTGGGAATGTTTTTGGTATCCTATGGTAAACTATCGGTCTGTCTAGTTGGTATAGTGCTGGCCTCTATATCTTCAGGTTTTGGAGAAGTAACATTCCTGCAATTAACACATTATTACAAAGAGGTTGCTTTAAATGGTTGGTCATCTGGTACCGGAGGTGCTGGATTGTTTGGAAGCGGAATCTATATGCTCTTCACATCTATACTGAATATTCCGGTCTCCATTTCCTTGCTGTGCTTCAGTGTACTACCATTAGGTTTCCTTCTCTACTATAAGCTCGATCAAAGTTCGCAAGAAATGGATCCTTCCAGTGCTGCACCATTCTTAGGAGATACgcaggaagaaattgacgCTCTCGTACTTGCACCGCCAAGTAGCACATCAGCAGTTGTTAAAGAAGATCTCTTGGTCGACATGAAAggcaatttctttgagacTTGCTCCAGGTTGAAAGAGCTCATTGTTCCCTATATGCTGCCATTGACCACCGTGTATCTTTTTGAGTATCTGATCAATCAAGCAGTAGCTCCAACACTATTATTTCCTCTGGATCAGAAACGCATgcctttcttcttccacagATATAGAGACATCTACGTCACGTATGGGACGTTATACCAGCTTGGCGTGTTTGTATCTCGATCTACAGCACATTTGAtaagaatgaagaagctgtaCTTGTTGTCATCCCTCCAAGGCCTTAACTTTATCCTCGTATGCTTGCAGTCATTACTCTACATCGTTTCGTCCCCTTGGCCCATTATGCTGCTGGTATTTTATGAGGGTTTTCTAGGGGGAGCTGCTTATGTCAATACCTTTCTAAATGTCTTGGCTGATGAAGCACCGGAGAAGAGAGAATTCACCCTTGGCACTGTCTCAATAGCAGATTCATTCGGAGTTCTTATAGCCGCCCTTATAGGACTGAAACTTGAACCAACTTTGTGTAGTCACCAAGTTGCCGATGGGAGACCATGGTGTACAATGGAATGA
- the BIT61 gene encoding Bit61p (similar to Saccharomyces cerevisiae YBR270C and BIT61 (YJL058C); ancestral locus Anc_1.323): MSEPTSRKRSATTNLTINEPNADPTSPTKGRTRFYSISSDIIPQTLTHPDDEETLKSPKNTVIPPTWSHVGFQSIFQGGGGGQRRSKNSSKSTASPEDSSLTTEKSGESLSSLAQRAEYHRSEEDLSNESVHTSGSSTKDKIRSAILGMSKDNHSFGDRSSRIFRTNTNKSTSSLSGSLLKSPRPRNTSTLSNVARKLFKHRKHKGVHNDDPEAAVPTPLSKFLHSSYARHKAPSQFMHNATVDGKSAYPFHPSSLSIHNDKGLLPVQDDNSFMANLLFLHEFLKNLPTLQANYRNFHAQELHVLEENIWSVHCSITLELFKSKRIWELPVKIEDMNRLLSFYIILKTESKASSPHVKFIGEVEEFLTTSLYILENQIVFNYTNEDIMNTSLKRLGVIWQIFYQQVYYEVMAMFIPLEKSFRASSKYWLDKTFTETSMQHVLSMDYILLRCFRDSIVLPYYQNFINSHDGARKSFQLYIFNEEEEKGVTGQDKLTLLQCFGTLSSIQSNDQNQKIIEELLEGIRMSI; this comes from the coding sequence ATGAGTGAACCGACGAGCCGTAAAAGAAGTGCTACGACTAATTTGACTATAAACGAGCCCAATGCCGATCCAACCTCACCAACAAAGGGTAGAACCAGGTTCTACAGTATCTCCTCAGACATCATTCCACAGACTCTGACCCATCCTGACGACGAAGAAACCTTAAAATCTCCTAAAAATACAGTCATTCCGCCTACTTGGTCCCATGTTGGGTTCCAATCTATATTCCAAGGTGGGGGAGGAGGTCAGAGGAGATCGAAGAACAGCTCGAAATCTACTGCTTCACCAGAGGATTCTTCACTTACTACCGAAAAGAGTGGTGAGTCATTATCGAGTTTAGCGCAAAGAGCTGAATATCATAGATCAGAGGAAGATCTTTCCAATGAAAGTGTTCATACAAGTGGATCCAGTACGAAGGATAAAATACGGTCTGCCATACTTGGAATGTCAAAGGATAACCACTCTTTTGGTGATAGAAGCTCTAGAATTTTTAGAACTAATACTAATAAGAGTACTTCGAGCCTGTCGGGATCATTACTCAAGAGTCCGAGGCCTAGAAATACCAGTACGCTTTCAAACGTTGCAAGAAAGCTTTTCAAGCATAGAAAGCATAAAGGAGTACACAATGATGATCCAGAGGCAGCTGTTCCTACTCCTTTGAGCAAGTTTCTACATTCTTCATACGCAAGACATAAGGCGCCTTCCCAATTCATGCACAATGCCACTGTCGACGGTAAATCTGCATATCCATTTCACCCTTCCAGCCTGAGCATCCATAATGATAAAGGTTTATTACCGGTGCAGGATGATAATTCTTTCATGGCGAATCTATTATTCCTTCACGAGTTTTTAAAGAACCTACCAACGCTTCAGGCGAACTATAGGAACTTTCATGCTCAGGAATTGCATGTCCTAGAAGAAAATATATGGTCCGTTCATTGTAGTATTACACTTGAACTGTTCAAATCGAAGCGAATATGGGAATTACCTGTCAAGATCGAGGATATGAACAGACTACTCAGTTTCTATATCATCCTGAAGACGGAAAGCAAGGCCTCGTCACCGCACGTCAAGTTTATCGGCGAGGTGGAGGAGTTTCTGACTACTTCTTTGTATATCTTGGAGAATCAAATTGTGTTCAACTATACCAATGAAGACATCATGAACACATCGCTCAAGAGACTTGGCGTAATATGGCAAATATTTTATCAGCAAGTGTATTACGAGGTGATGGCAATGTTCATTCCACTTGAAAAAAGCTTCCGAGCAAGTTCGAAGTACTGGTTGGATAAGACATTCACAGAGACCTCAATGCAGCATGTTCTCTCCATGGATTACATACTATTGCGATGTTTCAGAGACTCCATAGTGTTACCGTACTAccaaaacttcatcaacagcCACGATGGAGCCCGTAAAAGCTTTCAGCTGtatattttcaatgaagaagaggaaaaaggCGTTACTGGGCAGGATAAATTAACTTTACTCCAATGTTTCGGAACATTAAGTTCAATTCAAAGCaatgatcaaaatcaaaagatCATCGAGGAGTTATTAGAAGGGATAAGAATGAGTATATAA
- the IKS1 gene encoding protein kinase IKS1 (similar to Saccharomyces cerevisiae IKS1 (YJL057C); ancestral locus Anc_1.324), whose translation MSLVPYKEGSVILDDPRSRSLVIVHPSNGSLEFFQQVFDLENAASGSSWDQKTTAAIASFVCPQCGTEFNPAVGVASPVDEESIQEDESMKELPVARSIGSRSDLPRKYFKLLESSHRHYSLDQGRATLGPQHQYFIPDSLFIPGYYRKFFKTLSLLGNGARGSVYKVVHKIGDIDLGIFALKKIPIGNDMEWFQKCIREVKALSSLTHRSVNLITYNHVWLEMNTACGLLRTLDGREPDAMEDIPCIFILQQYCSGGNLEDYILKDVFHKFQDLQSPEERKKRFLYKRKHPNESLGLSTGQILSITKDIAIGLQELHDIGLIHRDLKPSNCLLLEENTKKSVIQEYNPTIVIGDLGECQIDGESRTATGATGTLEFTAPEVIIPGTGHHKPTNYNEYTFASDMYSLGMICYFIVFGELPFKSQLEIGELKQNIMMFTLDKNALMEMHNERNLKPIDSRIFELMELLLSQNVNERLTAAEVVTMIESISESTAEEKSEKEACSNEIAILHKDEVVPSKDDLLEKHSIEYVDPSAERSSSIAKRSKLAHSKKILCVTINLALTAFTISSSNDMSLVCYISLVLFGMSVTSSLKDQKWFLAIFGCLALRHQWIRFHK comes from the coding sequence ATGAGTTTAGTGCCATATAAAGAGGGTTCAGTGATACTGGATGATCCGAGATCAAGGTCTTTGGTAATTGTGCATCCATCGAACGGTTCATTGGAGTTCTTTCAACAGGTCTTCGATTTAGAGAACGCTGCATCGGGATCATCGTGGGATCAAAAGACTACAGCTGCAATTGCATCGTTCGTATGTCCGCAGTGTGGTACCGAGTTCAATCCAGCTGTTGGTGTAGCTTCCCCtgtggatgaagaatctaTACAGGAGGATGAGTCGATGAAGGAATTACCGGTTGCCAGATCGATTGGTTCGAGAAGTGACCTACCACGTAAATACTTCAAGCTGCTGGAGAGCAGTCATAGGCATTACTCTTTGGATCAGGGTCGAGCGACTTTGGGACCTCAACATCAGTATTTTATCCCAGACAGCCTATTCATACCAGGATACTACCgcaaattcttcaagactTTATCACTGCTGGGGAACGGTGCCCGTGGATCGGTGTACAAGGTTGTACACAAGATCGGAGATATCGATTTGGGTATCTTTgcattgaaaaagattcCTATAGGTAACGACATGGAGtggtttcaaaaatgtATTCGTGAAGTGAAGGCATTGAGCTCATTAACCCATCGCAGTGTCAATTTAATCACTTACAATCATGTGTGGCTTGAGATGAACACTGCATGCGGATTGTTAAGGACGCTGGATGGCCGAGAACCAGATGCCATGGAGGATATCCCATGCATAttcattcttcaacagtATTGTAGTGGAGGCAATCTCGAGGACTACATACTCAAGGACGTGTTCCACAAATTCCAGGATTTACAatcaccagaagaaagaaaaaagagaTTCTTGTACAAGAGAAAGCACCCGAACGAATCTCTAGGTCTCTCTACCGGACAAATTTTGTCAATAACGAAGGACATAGCTATAGGGCTTCAAGAATTACACGACATAGGTCTCATACATCGAGATCTCAAACCTTCCAACTGTTTGCTGTTGGAGGAAAATACTAAAAAATCCGTTATCCAGGAATACAACCCAACGATAGTCATTGGTGATCTAGGTGAATGTCAGATTGATGGGGAATCTAGAACAGCAACTGGAGCTACGGGAACTTTAGAGTTCACGGCACCTGAGGTGATTATCCCGGGGACTGGCCACCATAAGCCTACAAATTACAACGAATACACTTTTGCATCGGACATGTATTCGCTAGGTATGATTTGCTACTTTATCGTCTTCGGTGAATTGCCTTTTAAATCTCAATTAGAGATTGGAGAATTGAAGCAAAATATCATGATGTTCACTCTCGACAAGAATGCTTTAATGGAAATGCacaatgaaagaaatctcAAGCCAATTGATAGCAGGATTTTCGAGCTAATGGAACTGCTCTTATCACAGAATGTCAATGAGAGACTGACAGCAGCCGAGGTCGTCACCATGATCGAGAGTATATCAGAGTCTACCGCAGAAGAGAAATCTGAGAAGGAAGCTTGTAGCAACGAGATAGCTATTCTACACAAGGACGAAGTCGTGCCATCAAAGGAcgatcttcttgaaaagcaTTCTATAGAATACGTTGATCCAAGCGCAGAAAGGTCGTCCTCAATCGCCAAACGGAGTAAACTGGCTCACAGTAAGAAGATATTATGCGTTACGATAAACCTAGCTTTAACAGCTTTTACTATCTCATCGTCCAACGATATGTCACTTGTGTGCTACATTTCACTAGTTCTGTTTGGAATGTCTGTAACCTCCAGTCTGAAGGATCAAAAGTGGTTTCTGGCCATTTTTGGTTGCCTTGCATTACGTCACCAATGGATTAGATTTCATAAGTGA
- the EFM2 gene encoding S-adenosylmethionine-dependent methyltransferase (similar to Saccharomyces cerevisiae YBR271W; ancestral locus Anc_1.325): protein MFDPLDLYTAEEEKPFKISRLVEERLGEASVNCQKYNDQTDENEDEDYESILLDVLDLPSIQIATPKAILCVLLLLQPSNQVNFEVEALEQDISVDRICSEKCIPSECLKRLVGYYNELWKNHRLNTASKVCSRIPILAQTQGPSMLKYYTSVLKHFENSDCPLRDEILKQVSLRIAENCGRTAQPAMSRKFTFEGLPSPIEIYEPSLTADNLGWKTWGASFILSQKLINVLAESTFNFKPRVLELGSGTGLAGISWLCKWVQKYGNGHTEIFLTDLPVIVANLQKNVEVNKVESFATVSALDWTDPTDFINSYTDDEFDILIVSDPIYSPNHPELVVNMIKKFLSSQGQCYLEIPLRPRYAAERKRLRQLLSDNGFKIIKEEVDQGMEDWGMVDYLFLEIVKKC from the coding sequence ATGTTTGATCCGCTAGATTTGTATACTGCGGAGGAGGAAAAGCCTTTTAAGATTAGTAGGCTCGTGGAGGAAAGACTTGGGGAAGCTTCTGTTAATTGCCAAAAATATAACGATCAAACTGATGAgaatgaggatgaggattACGAAAGTATACTTCTAGATGTTCTGGACCTTCCCTCTATTCAAATAGCTACGCCGAAGGCTATTCTGTGTGTTTTACTGCTTTTACAGCCTAGTAATCAAGTGaactttgaagttgaagctTTGGAGCAGGATATCTCAGTGGATCGAATTTGCAGCGAAAAATGTATACCTTCTGAGTGTTTAAAGAGGCTTGTAGGCTACTATAACGAATTGTGGAAAAATCATCGCTTGAATACAGCTTCCAAGGTGTGCAGTAGAATACCTATTTTGGCGCAAACGCAGGGCCCTTCGATGCTCAAGTATTATACATCGGTTTTGAaacattttgaaaattcGGACTGCCCATTGCGTGATGAAATCCTCAAGCAGGTGAGCTTGAGAATCGCTGAGAATTGTGGTCGTACCGCTCAACCTGCAATGTCTAGAAAGTTCACATTTGAAGGGCTACCGAGCCCGATTGAGATCTACGAACCCTCATTGACCGCAGACAATTTGGGTTGGAAAACCTGGGGAGCGTCTTTCATTCTGTCTCAAAAACTCATCAACGTGTTGGCTGAGTCTACGTTCAATTTCAAGCCCAGAGTTCTTGAATTAGGTTCCGGAACTGGGCTAGCTGGTATATCATGGTTATGCAAATGGGTTCAGAAATATGGAAATGGACATACCGAGATTTTCTTAACAGATCTGCCGGTCATCGTTGCAAATTTACAAAAGAACGTCGAAGTAAACAAGGTTGAATCTTTTGCAACGGTTAGCGCGCTAGATTGGACAGATCCGACCGATTTTATCAACTCCTACACAGATGATGAGTTTGACATTTTGATCGTATCCGACCCAATCTATTCTCCAAACCATCCAGAGTTAGTTGTCAATATGATAAAGAAATTTCTGTCGTCGCAAGGCCAATGCTACTTAGAGATCCCTTTGAGACCTAGGTATGCTGCCGAGAGGAAACGATTACGACAGCTACTGAGTGATAACGGtttcaagatcatcaaagaggAGGTTGATCAAGGCATGGAAGATTGGGGGATGGTCGACTACTTGTTCCTTGAAATTGTCAAAAAATGCTAA